Proteins encoded together in one Yersinia mollaretii ATCC 43969 window:
- a CDS encoding hotdog fold thioesterase → MLWKRTATLEQLNQQSQGCMVGHLGIEFTRFDDDELEATMPVDHRTTQPFGLLHGGASVVLAESLGSMAGYLCTLEGQQIVGLEINANHLKSVRSGKVRGCCRAIHVGRSHQVWQIEIFDEQDHLCCTSRLTTAVLTR, encoded by the coding sequence ATGCTTTGGAAACGAACGGCCACACTGGAACAACTCAACCAGCAAAGTCAGGGCTGCATGGTTGGGCATCTGGGTATTGAGTTTACCCGGTTCGACGATGATGAGCTGGAGGCCACTATGCCGGTCGATCATCGGACCACACAACCTTTTGGCCTACTACATGGCGGGGCTTCTGTGGTGCTGGCGGAGTCTCTTGGCTCAATGGCGGGCTATTTGTGCACTCTTGAGGGCCAACAGATCGTGGGGTTGGAAATTAATGCTAACCACTTGAAGTCAGTACGTTCTGGAAAAGTGCGCGGCTGTTGTCGCGCTATTCATGTCGGGCGCAGTCATCAGGTGTGGCAGATTGAGATTTTCGATGAACAGGACCATCTGTGTTGCACTTCGCGCTTAACGACCGCCGTGCTGACGCGATAA
- the ydiJ gene encoding D-2-hydroxyglutarate dehydrogenase YdiJ, translating to MIPQISQAPGVVQLVLDFLDALKQNGFTGDTATNYADRLTMATDNSIYQLLPDAVLFPRSTADVALLGRLAGQENFKSLVFTPRGGGTGTNGQALNSGIVVDMSRHMNRILEINPEQGWVRVEAGVIKDQLNQYLRPFGYFFSPELSTSNRATLGGMINTDASGQGSLVYGKTSDHVLGLRAILLGGEMLDTRAMPTALAETIAQEDSITGRIYQTVLNRCRDQRALILEKFPKLNRFLTGYDLRHVFSDDLQTFDLTRILTGAEGTLAFITEATLDITPLPKVRRLVNVKYDSFNSALRNAPFMVEAKALSVETVDSKVLNLAKEDIVWHSVNELITDVPDKEMLGLNIVEFAGDDKALIDSQMESLCQRLDDLISAREGGVIGYQICSELAGIERIYAMRKKAVGLLGNSKGQAKPIPFAEDTCVPPQHLADYIVEFRQLLDSHNLTYGMFGHVDAGVLHVRPALDMCDPQQEMLMKQLSDQVVQLTARYGGLLWGEHGKGFRAEYSPDFFGEALYTELRRIKSAFDPDNRLNPGKICSPLGSDAPMMKVDSPDKRGTLDRRIPLAVRTSFRGAMECNGNGLCFNFDARSPMCPSMKITGDRIHSPKGRATLVREWLRLLSEQGVDPVALEQGLATRRLSLRGLIEKTRNTWHASKGDYDFSHEVKEAMSGCLACKACSTQCPIKIDVPGFRSRFLQLYHTRYHRPLRDYVVAGVESYAPLMAKTPKIFNFFLKQPWVGALSRKSIGMVDLPMLSSPSLKQSLSGHYASTMTLEQLEQLPEAERCQHVLIVQDPFTSYYDAQVVADFVRLVEKLGFNPVLLPFSPNGKAQHIKGFLLRFAKTARKTADFLNRIARLGMPMVGVDPALVLCYRDEYKEILGDSRGDFNVQLVHEWLQAALAEQPEQQMSGESWYLFGHCTETTALPASSQHWASIFSRYGAKLENVSVGCCGMAGTYGHEAKNIDNSLGIYALSWQQALQKLPGKRCLATGYSCRSQVKRIEGNGLRHPLQALLELV from the coding sequence ATGATCCCACAGATTTCTCAAGCACCGGGTGTCGTTCAGTTGGTGCTGGACTTTTTGGATGCTTTGAAGCAAAACGGATTCACTGGCGATACTGCCACTAATTATGCCGATCGCCTGACCATGGCGACGGATAACAGCATCTACCAACTGCTGCCCGATGCGGTGCTTTTCCCACGCTCGACGGCTGATGTCGCACTGCTTGGCCGCTTGGCAGGGCAAGAGAATTTTAAATCTTTAGTCTTTACCCCACGCGGTGGCGGCACTGGTACGAATGGTCAGGCGCTGAACAGCGGAATCGTGGTGGATATGTCGCGCCATATGAATCGCATTTTGGAGATTAATCCAGAGCAAGGCTGGGTCCGGGTTGAGGCTGGTGTGATTAAAGATCAGCTCAATCAGTACCTGCGGCCTTTTGGCTATTTCTTCTCGCCGGAATTATCCACCAGCAACCGCGCCACCTTAGGCGGAATGATTAACACCGATGCCTCTGGGCAGGGGTCATTGGTGTACGGCAAAACCTCCGACCACGTTCTGGGGCTACGGGCTATTTTGCTTGGCGGTGAGATGCTGGATACTCGCGCCATGCCGACGGCGCTTGCGGAAACGATTGCTCAGGAAGATTCCATCACCGGCCGCATTTATCAGACGGTGCTAAACCGTTGCCGTGATCAGCGTGCGCTCATTTTGGAAAAATTCCCCAAATTAAACCGTTTCCTGACCGGCTATGACTTGCGCCACGTGTTCAGTGATGACCTGCAAACATTTGATTTAACGCGAATTTTAACGGGCGCAGAGGGCACGTTGGCTTTTATTACCGAAGCCACGCTGGATATTACGCCGCTGCCTAAAGTCCGCCGCTTGGTCAATGTAAAGTATGACTCCTTTAATTCCGCGCTGCGCAATGCCCCTTTTATGGTGGAAGCGAAGGCGCTGTCGGTAGAAACCGTAGATTCCAAAGTCCTCAATCTGGCAAAAGAGGATATTGTCTGGCACTCAGTCAACGAGCTGATTACTGATGTGCCCGATAAAGAGATGTTGGGGCTGAATATTGTTGAGTTCGCGGGTGATGATAAAGCGCTGATCGACAGCCAAATGGAGTCACTTTGTCAGCGGCTGGATGATCTGATCTCTGCCAGAGAGGGCGGGGTGATTGGCTATCAGATTTGCAGCGAACTGGCGGGAATTGAGCGCATTTATGCGATGCGCAAAAAAGCCGTGGGCTTGCTCGGTAACAGCAAAGGGCAGGCCAAGCCGATCCCCTTTGCGGAAGATACCTGTGTGCCGCCGCAGCACTTAGCCGATTATATTGTTGAGTTCCGCCAATTGCTGGATAGCCATAATCTGACTTACGGCATGTTTGGTCACGTGGATGCGGGTGTATTGCATGTGCGTCCGGCGCTGGATATGTGTGATCCGCAGCAAGAGATGCTGATGAAACAGCTATCGGATCAGGTGGTGCAACTGACTGCGCGCTATGGCGGCTTGTTGTGGGGAGAGCATGGTAAAGGCTTCCGCGCCGAGTACAGTCCTGACTTCTTCGGCGAAGCGCTGTACACCGAATTGCGGCGGATTAAGTCAGCCTTTGACCCGGATAACCGCTTGAATCCGGGGAAAATTTGCTCACCGTTAGGCAGTGATGCCCCCATGATGAAGGTGGATAGCCCAGATAAGCGCGGCACACTGGATCGGCGCATTCCGCTGGCGGTCAGAACCTCATTCCGTGGCGCGATGGAGTGCAATGGTAATGGACTCTGCTTTAACTTTGATGCCCGTAGCCCCATGTGCCCGTCGATGAAAATCACCGGAGATCGTATTCACTCGCCAAAAGGCCGCGCAACACTGGTGCGCGAGTGGTTACGGCTGCTCTCTGAGCAAGGGGTTGACCCGGTAGCGCTGGAGCAAGGGCTGGCAACCCGGCGCCTGAGTCTCCGTGGCCTGATTGAAAAGACCCGCAACACTTGGCATGCCAGCAAGGGGGACTATGATTTCTCCCACGAAGTTAAAGAGGCGATGTCGGGGTGCCTGGCCTGCAAAGCCTGCTCGACTCAGTGCCCAATAAAAATTGACGTCCCCGGTTTCCGCTCGCGTTTCCTCCAGTTGTATCACACCCGCTATCACCGCCCACTGCGCGACTATGTGGTGGCAGGGGTGGAGAGCTATGCGCCGTTAATGGCGAAAACACCGAAAATTTTTAATTTCTTCCTGAAACAGCCGTGGGTCGGCGCGTTAAGCCGCAAGAGTATTGGCATGGTGGATCTCCCGATGCTCTCCAGCCCCTCATTGAAGCAGTCGTTGTCAGGTCACTACGCCAGTACCATGACGCTGGAACAGTTGGAGCAACTGCCGGAAGCTGAACGGTGTCAGCACGTGCTGATCGTGCAAGATCCCTTCACCAGCTACTATGATGCCCAAGTGGTGGCCGATTTTGTCCGGCTGGTGGAAAAGCTGGGCTTTAACCCGGTGCTGCTGCCATTCTCACCTAATGGCAAGGCGCAACATATTAAAGGCTTCCTGCTGCGCTTCGCCAAAACTGCGCGCAAGACCGCCGATTTCCTGAATCGCATCGCGCGGTTGGGGATGCCAATGGTCGGGGTTGATCCCGCATTGGTGCTCTGCTATCGCGATGAATATAAAGAGATTCTGGGCGATTCCCGAGGTGACTTTAATGTCCAGTTGGTGCATGAGTGGTTGCAGGCGGCACTGGCGGAACAGCCAGAGCAGCAGATGAGCGGCGAATCTTGGTATCTGTTCGGTCATTGCACTGAAACCACAGCACTGCCCGCCAGTAGTCAACATTGGGCATCGATATTCTCCCGCTATGGTGCCAAACTGGAAAATGTCAGTGTTGGCTGCTGTGGCATGGCGGGCACCTATGGTCATGAAGCGAAGAATATCGATAACTCGCTGGGTATCTATGCCTTATCTTGGCAGCAAGCACTGCAAAAGCTGCCCGGAAAACGTTGTTTAGCCACTGGCTACTCGTGCCGCAGTCAAGTAAAGCGCATCGAGGGCAATGGATTGCGGCATCCGTTGCAAGCTTTGCTTGAACTGGTTTAA
- the ydiK gene encoding AI-2E family transporter YdiK codes for MNYPQQRRLDLPKLMFGVIFILIMIVASFWVVQPFIMGFAWAGMVVIATWPLLIRLQKLLWGKRWLAVFIMTLLLILLFVIPIALLVSSLVENSGPLIQWASSPSNLRMPDVTWLQSVPMVGDKLYNSWHTLIAGGGNAIIAKVQPYVGAAATWLVAQAAHVGYFLIHLALMVLFSVLLYFHGEQVGLGIRHFAVRAADKRGDAVVVMAAKAIRAVALGVVVTALVQAVLGGIGLAIAGIQYATLFTVLMFICCVAQLGPLLILVPAILWLYWTGDTTWGTVLLVWSCVVGTMDNFLRPYLIRMEADMPMILILSGVIGGLLSFGMIGLFIGPVVLAISYRLTAAWVNEAPEPEESIKEVAKHLEEL; via the coding sequence ATGAATTACCCGCAACAACGTCGTCTCGATTTACCTAAACTGATGTTTGGGGTGATATTCATTCTGATAATGATTGTCGCCAGCTTTTGGGTAGTGCAACCTTTTATTATGGGCTTTGCCTGGGCAGGCATGGTGGTCATTGCCACTTGGCCGCTGCTGATTCGGTTGCAAAAACTCCTCTGGGGTAAACGTTGGTTAGCGGTGTTTATCATGACCCTGCTGCTGATATTGCTGTTCGTCATTCCAATCGCGTTGCTGGTCAGTAGCTTGGTTGAAAACAGCGGCCCGCTTATCCAATGGGCATCCAGCCCGTCTAATTTACGTATGCCCGATGTGACTTGGTTGCAATCAGTCCCTATGGTGGGCGATAAACTCTACAACAGTTGGCATACGCTGATCGCCGGTGGCGGGAATGCGATTATCGCCAAAGTGCAGCCCTATGTCGGGGCGGCCGCGACCTGGCTGGTGGCGCAAGCCGCCCATGTCGGCTACTTCTTAATTCATCTGGCCCTGATGGTGCTATTTAGCGTTTTACTCTATTTCCATGGTGAACAAGTCGGCTTGGGTATTCGCCATTTTGCTGTGCGGGCAGCCGACAAACGCGGTGATGCCGTGGTGGTCATGGCGGCAAAAGCCATCCGTGCCGTTGCGCTGGGAGTGGTGGTCACCGCACTGGTACAAGCGGTGTTGGGGGGAATTGGCCTCGCCATTGCCGGGATTCAATACGCGACACTCTTTACCGTATTGATGTTTATCTGTTGTGTTGCGCAGCTCGGGCCACTGCTAATACTGGTCCCCGCCATTCTCTGGTTGTACTGGACCGGTGATACGACTTGGGGCACTGTGCTACTGGTGTGGAGTTGCGTGGTGGGCACCATGGATAACTTCCTGCGGCCCTACCTCATCCGTATGGAAGCCGATATGCCGATGATTTTAATCCTCTCCGGGGTTATTGGCGGCCTGCTGTCATTCGGCATGATTGGGCTATTTATCGGCCCAGTGGTGTTAGCTATCTCTTATCGTCTGACCGCCGCTTGGGTCAACGAAGCTCCCGAGCCAGAAGAGAGCATTAAGGAAGTCGCCAAACATTTGGAAGAACTTTAA